From Salmo salar chromosome ssa04, Ssal_v3.1, whole genome shotgun sequence, one genomic window encodes:
- the LOC106602447 gene encoding oocyte zinc finger protein XlCOF29-like isoform X2: protein MLNFMTLESTPNERLDQERFLSGPLQARMLNKIIVLTLPVVRAVGPFAGEGHLTGGHRSFVKPTGHNTWRDDQPITVNEGSGTSTQHVVMIESANAEAAGHGVKLERSEGDEDPRHSRDIQTGAAHGVAPPVATEDLTAASQARTRCSITEVSGTPNAILKTETETETLTVTQRLLHTGPNHRSDSERLGCVPAPGSEYLPVFHQSQGTVNSCGDGDGDALDTGVDDPSCSYTTEMNPGNMPLGLETQTDLSRGDWNRYSSSVYSEGCLDKKGEVIVIDEVTVKVEGDAPPTWNADSHLGDGHSQGRDFLDYRGNLNVATHSPLHTFRDCDPVSTSMAPSDSHGRVIFDQVLHLNDRAIAQARGGGATTVGKEKLANWNADETHLGEGHSQGNTSDFLDYRESLETNLNVATHSPLHPVSTSMAPSDSHGQVLFDQVLNSKDQRAKARRGQATPGGKEKRFLCMFCNKGFSCSQKVEIHQRVHTGEKPFSCTQCHMCFTHAGNLKRHQRVHTGEKPFSCAQCHMRFAQTGDLKRHQRVHTGERPFTCTHCGKKFSERSYLRIHQQKNHSTL, encoded by the exons ATGTTGAATTTCATGACATTGGAGTCCACGCCAAATGAGCGTCTGGATCAGGAACGTTTTCTTTCAGGacctctacaagccagaatgCTGAATAAAATAATTGTACTTACTTTGCCGGTTGTCCGTGCAGTTGGTCCTTTTGCAG gtgaaggacatctcactggaggccacaggagctttgtgaagccaacgggacacaatacatggagagatgaccaaccaatcactgttaatgaggggagtggaacctcaacccagcatgTTGTCATGATAGAG TCTGCAAATGCAGAAGCTGCAGGTCATGGGGTCAAGCTGGAGAGGTCCGAAGGAGATGAGGACCCACGGCacagcagagacatccagactggaGCAGCGCATGGAGTGGCGCCCCCTGTAGCCACCGAGGACCTCACCGCCGCGTCCCAGGCCAGGACCCGATGCAGCATCACGGAGGTCAGTGGAACGCCGAACGCCATCCTCaagacagagacggagacagagacttTAACTGTAACACAAAGGCTCTTACATACAGGACCTAACCACCGATCAGACTCCGAGAGACTGGGCTGTGTTCCTGCTCCAGGCTCAGAGTATTTACCGGTATTTCACCAGAGCCAGGGGACAGTTAATTCCTGTggagatggtgatggtgatgcgtTAGACACTGGCGTTGATGATCCGTCTTGTTCTTACACTACAGAGATGAACCCTGGCAACATGCCCTTGGGTTTAGAGACCCAGACTGATCTGTCTAGAGGGGACTGGAATcggtacagtagtagtgtatactctgaagggtgCCTAGATAAGAAGGGGGAGGTTATAGTCATAGATGAGGTTACTGTGAAAGTGGAGGGCGACGCTCCTCCCACATGGAATGCAGATAGTCACCTAGGAGACGGACACTCACAGGGCAGAGATTTCTTAGATTACAGGGGAAATCTAAATGTCGCCACCCACTCCCCTTTACACACGTTCAGGGATTGCGATCCAGTGTCCACATCAATGGCACCTTCCGATTCACACGGCCGCGTGATTTTCGATCAGGTATTACATTTAAACGATAGGGCTATAGCCCAGGCTCGTGGAGGGGGAGCAACAACGGTCGGGAAAGAGAAACTGGCTAACTGGAATGCAGACGAGACTCACTTAGGAGAAGGACACTCGCAAGGCAACACTAGTGACTTCTTAGATTACAGGGAAAGTTTAGAGACAAATCTAAATGTTGCAACCCACTCCCCTTTACACCCAGTGTCCACGTCGATGGCACCTTCCGATTCACACGGCCAGGTTCTTTTcgatcaggtattgaactcaaaAGACCAAAGAGCCAAGGCGCGGAGAGGGCAAGCAACACCGGGCGGTAAAGAGAAGCGGTTtctctgcatgttctgtaacaaaggcttcagctgctcccagaaggtggagatccaccagagggtccacacaggggagaaacccttcagctgtacccagtgtcacatgtGCTTCACCCATGCTGGCAACCtaaagaggcaccagagggtccacacaggggagaaaccgttCAGCTGTGcccagtgtcacatgcgcttcGCCCAGACTGgtgacctgaagaggcaccagagagtACACACGGGAGAGAGGCCGTTCACCTGTACGCACTGCGGGAAGAAgttctcagagaggagctacctcaggatacaccagcagaaaaaccATTCCACTCTATAA
- the LOC123742530 gene encoding zinc finger protein 271-like, translated as MVHSHRDSGDALETGNDLSCSYTTEMDPGNMPLGLETQTDLSRGDWNRYSSSVYSEGCLDKKGDIIVDERTVKVKGEAPLTWNVDDTHLEGHSQGRDFLDYRESLETNPNVATHSPLHTFRDRDPVSTSMGPSDSQSRDLFDQVLNSKDQRAKVLGEGATSGNSKEKRFLCMFCNEGFSCLQKVEIHQRVHIGVKPFSCTQCHMHFAEAGNLKRHQRVHTGEKPFSCVQCHMRFTQAGDLKRHQRVHTGEKPFSCTQCHMRFAQAGNLKMHLKVHTGERPFACTHCVKRFSERRCLRIHQQKKHSTL; from the coding sequence ATGGTTCATTCCCATCGGGACTCGGGTGACGCGTTAGAGACTGGCAATGATCTGTCATGTTCTTACACTACAGAGATGGACCCTGGCAACATGCCCTTGGGTTTAGAGACacagactgatctgtctagaggggactggaaccggtacagtagtagtgtgtaCTCTGAAGGGTGCCTAGATAAGAAAGGGGATATTATAGTCGATGAGAGGACTGTCAAAGTGAAGGGCGAAGCTCCTCTGACATGGAATGTAGACGATACTCACTTAGAAGGACACTCACAAGGCAGAGATTTCTTAGATTACAGGGAAAGCTTAGAGACAAATCCAAATGTCGCGACCCACTCCCCTTTACACACGTTCAGGGATCGCGACCCAGTGTCCACCTCGATGGGGCCTTCTGATTCACAGAGCCGGGACCTTTTCGATCAGGTTTTGAACTCAAAGGACCAAAGGGCCAAGGTTTTGGGAGAGGGAGCCACATCAGGCAATAGTAAAGAGaaacggttcctctgcatgttctgtaacgAAGGCTTCAGCTGCCTTCagaaggtggagatccaccagagggtccacataggggtgaaacccttcagctgtacccagtgtcataTGCACTTTGCTGAGGCTGgcaacctgaagaggcaccagagggtccacacaggggagaaacccttcagctgtgtccagtgtcacatgcgcttcacccaggctggtgacctgaagaggcaccagagggtccacacaggggagaaacccttcagctgtacccagtgtcacatgcgcttcGCCCAGGCTGGCAACCTAaagatgcacctgaaggtccacacgggAGAAAGGCCATTTGCCTGTACGCACTGTGTGAAAAGGTTCTCAGAGAGGAGATgcctcaggatacaccagcagaaaaaacATTCCACTCTATAA
- the LOC106602447 gene encoding uncharacterized protein isoform X3 has translation MLANCMIFHTQIASIMEVLANAAVAEVCKLVDDDYAVFRLEITQSQKENSALRRKLQLLELKMARERVLASRSSSVKIIDRYRGMAKGEGHLTGGHRSFVKPTGHNTWRDDQPITVNEGSGTSTQHVVMIESANAEAAGHGVKLERSEGDEDPRHSRDIQTGAAHGVAPPVATEDLTAASQARTRCSITEEEGPEVLLVKKEGLAHHGHGGQPDYTS, from the exons atgttagctaactgtaTGATTTTTCATACTCAGatagcctccatcatggaggtgctagcgaatgcagccgtTGCAGAGGTCTGTAAACTggtagacgacgactatgcagtgtttcgtttggaaataactcaaagTCAGAAAGAAAACAGTGCGTTGCGAAGGAAACTACAGCTACTCGAACTGAAGATGGCACGAGAGCGCGTCCTCGCCAGTCGTTCCAGTAGCGTCAAAATCATTGACCGATACAGAGGAATGGCAAAAG gtgaaggacatctcactggaggccacaggagctttgtgaagccaacgggacacaatacatggagagatgaccaaccaatcactgttaatgaggggagtggaacctcaacccagcatgTTGTCATGATAGAG TCTGCAAATGCAGAAGCTGCAGGTCATGGGGTCAAGCTGGAGAGGTCCGAAGGAGATGAGGACCCACGGCacagcagagacatccagactggaGCAGCGCATGGAGTGGCGCCCCCTGTAGCCACCGAGGACCTCACCGCCGCGTCCCAGGCCAGGACCCGATGCAGCATCACGGAG GAGGAGGGTCCAGAGGTGCTGCTGGTGAAGAAGGAGGGTCTGGCgcaccatggtcatggaggacaaccagactacacttcctga
- the LOC106602447 gene encoding oocyte zinc finger protein XlCOF29-like isoform X1, which translates to MLANCMIFHTQIASIMEVLANAAVAEVCKLVDDDYAVFRLEITQSQKENSALRRKLQLLELKMARERVLASRSSSVKIIDRYRGMAKGEGHLTGGHRSFVKPTGHNTWRDDQPITVNEGSGTSTQHVVMIESANAEAAGHGVKLERSEGDEDPRHSRDIQTGAAHGVAPPVATEDLTAASQARTRCSITEVSGTPNAILKTETETETLTVTQRLLHTGPNHRSDSERLGCVPAPGSEYLPVFHQSQGTVNSCGDGDGDALDTGVDDPSCSYTTEMNPGNMPLGLETQTDLSRGDWNRYSSSVYSEGCLDKKGEVIVIDEVTVKVEGDAPPTWNADSHLGDGHSQGRDFLDYRGNLNVATHSPLHTFRDCDPVSTSMAPSDSHGRVIFDQVLHLNDRAIAQARGGGATTVGKEKLANWNADETHLGEGHSQGNTSDFLDYRESLETNLNVATHSPLHPVSTSMAPSDSHGQVLFDQVLNSKDQRAKARRGQATPGGKEKRFLCMFCNKGFSCSQKVEIHQRVHTGEKPFSCTQCHMCFTHAGNLKRHQRVHTGEKPFSCAQCHMRFAQTGDLKRHQRVHTGERPFTCTHCGKKFSERSYLRIHQQKNHSTL; encoded by the exons atgttagctaactgtaTGATTTTTCATACTCAGatagcctccatcatggaggtgctagcgaatgcagccgtTGCAGAGGTCTGTAAACTggtagacgacgactatgcagtgtttcgtttggaaataactcaaagTCAGAAAGAAAACAGTGCGTTGCGAAGGAAACTACAGCTACTCGAACTGAAGATGGCACGAGAGCGCGTCCTCGCCAGTCGTTCCAGTAGCGTCAAAATCATTGACCGATACAGAGGAATGGCAAAAG gtgaaggacatctcactggaggccacaggagctttgtgaagccaacgggacacaatacatggagagatgaccaaccaatcactgttaatgaggggagtggaacctcaacccagcatgTTGTCATGATAGAG TCTGCAAATGCAGAAGCTGCAGGTCATGGGGTCAAGCTGGAGAGGTCCGAAGGAGATGAGGACCCACGGCacagcagagacatccagactggaGCAGCGCATGGAGTGGCGCCCCCTGTAGCCACCGAGGACCTCACCGCCGCGTCCCAGGCCAGGACCCGATGCAGCATCACGGAGGTCAGTGGAACGCCGAACGCCATCCTCaagacagagacggagacagagacttTAACTGTAACACAAAGGCTCTTACATACAGGACCTAACCACCGATCAGACTCCGAGAGACTGGGCTGTGTTCCTGCTCCAGGCTCAGAGTATTTACCGGTATTTCACCAGAGCCAGGGGACAGTTAATTCCTGTggagatggtgatggtgatgcgtTAGACACTGGCGTTGATGATCCGTCTTGTTCTTACACTACAGAGATGAACCCTGGCAACATGCCCTTGGGTTTAGAGACCCAGACTGATCTGTCTAGAGGGGACTGGAATcggtacagtagtagtgtatactctgaagggtgCCTAGATAAGAAGGGGGAGGTTATAGTCATAGATGAGGTTACTGTGAAAGTGGAGGGCGACGCTCCTCCCACATGGAATGCAGATAGTCACCTAGGAGACGGACACTCACAGGGCAGAGATTTCTTAGATTACAGGGGAAATCTAAATGTCGCCACCCACTCCCCTTTACACACGTTCAGGGATTGCGATCCAGTGTCCACATCAATGGCACCTTCCGATTCACACGGCCGCGTGATTTTCGATCAGGTATTACATTTAAACGATAGGGCTATAGCCCAGGCTCGTGGAGGGGGAGCAACAACGGTCGGGAAAGAGAAACTGGCTAACTGGAATGCAGACGAGACTCACTTAGGAGAAGGACACTCGCAAGGCAACACTAGTGACTTCTTAGATTACAGGGAAAGTTTAGAGACAAATCTAAATGTTGCAACCCACTCCCCTTTACACCCAGTGTCCACGTCGATGGCACCTTCCGATTCACACGGCCAGGTTCTTTTcgatcaggtattgaactcaaaAGACCAAAGAGCCAAGGCGCGGAGAGGGCAAGCAACACCGGGCGGTAAAGAGAAGCGGTTtctctgcatgttctgtaacaaaggcttcagctgctcccagaaggtggagatccaccagagggtccacacaggggagaaacccttcagctgtacccagtgtcacatgtGCTTCACCCATGCTGGCAACCtaaagaggcaccagagggtccacacaggggagaaaccgttCAGCTGTGcccagtgtcacatgcgcttcGCCCAGACTGgtgacctgaagaggcaccagagagtACACACGGGAGAGAGGCCGTTCACCTGTACGCACTGCGGGAAGAAgttctcagagaggagctacctcaggatacaccagcagaaaaaccATTCCACTCTATAA